The genomic stretch TAGATTACGTGAGTTATCACTTGGGTGCTGAGCCTTTTGACGTGAAAGAATGTCAACAACGTGGCTTGACTTACGCAGCGCCATTGCGTGTCAAGGTGCGTTTGACCATCATGGATAAAGAGGCTTCAAAGCCAACTGTGAAGGAAGTGAAAGAGCAAGAAGTTTACATGGGCGAATTGCCTTTGATGACTGAAAATGGCTCATTTGTGATTAACGGTACCGAGCGTGTGATTGTTTCTCAATTGCACCGTAGCCCAGGCGTATTCTTTGAGCATGATCGTGGTAAAACACACAGCTCAGGTAAATTATTATTCTCAGCTCGAATCATCCCTTACCGTGGCTCTTGGTTGGATTTCGAGTTTGATCCAAAAGACTACTTGTACTTCCGTGTTGATCGTCGCCGTAAGATGCCGGTCACTATTTTGCTTAAAGCACTTGGCTACACACCAGAACAAATTCTTGAAACATTCTATGACGTGGATACATTCCACTTGTCAGCAAAGGGTGTTCAATTTGAATTAGTGCCTGAACGTCTACGTGGTGAAGTTGCTAAGTTCGACATCACTGCTAAGGACGGTACAGTAATTGTTGCTAAAGACAAGCGCATTACTGTTAAGCATATCCGTGATATGGAAAAAGCAGGCATCAGCAAAATTGCTGTGCCAGTTGAATTCGTTTTAGGTCGTACCATTGCAAACGCTATTGTAGATAAAGAAACAGGTGAAGTTGTTGCAAACGCAAATGACGAAATCACTGAAAGCTTATTAGAAAAACTACACGGCGCAAGTGTTGCCAAAATCAACACGCTTTATGCTAACGATTTAGACCACGGTGATTACATTTCACAAACATTACGTATTGATGAAATCCCTGACCAGTACAGCGCGCGTGTTGCGATTTACCGCATGATGCGTCCTGGTGAGCCACCAACGGAAGATGCAGTTCAAGCATTGTTTGAAGGCCTGTTCTTCAATCCAGATCGCTACGATTTGTCAGTTGTTGGTCGTATGAAGTTCAATCGTCGTGCATTCCCAGAGAAAATTGAAGATCGTATCGCTGCTTGGTTGCGTAAATTCTATGAAAAAGTTGGCCCGCAAGGTGCTGAAGGTGCTTCTACACTTTCAAATGAAGACATCTTGGCAGTGGTTGGCGTGTTACTAGAGTTGCGTAACGGCCGAGGCGAGATTGACGATATTGATCATTTGGGTAACCGTCGTATCCGTTCAGTAGGTGAGTTAGCAGAAAACCAATTCCGCGCAGGTCTAGTGCGTGTTGAACGTGCTGTTAAAGAGCGTTTAAGCCAAGCAGAATCAGATAACTTGATGCCACACGATTTGATTAACGCTAAGCCTGTATCTAGTGCGATTCGTGAGTTCTTCGGCTCAAGCCAATTAAGTCAGTTTATGGATCAAACCAATCCATTGTCTGAAATTACGCACAAACGTCGTGTTTCAGCGTTAGGCCCTGGTGGTCTGACACGTGAACGTGCTGGTTTTGAAGTGCGTGACGTTCATACAACGCACTACGGTCGTGTATGTCCGATTGAAACGCCAGAGGGTCCAAACATTGGTTTGATTAACTCATTGGCCCTTTATGCACGTACAAATAAATACGGCTTCTTAGAAACGCCTTATCGCCGTGTTGATGGTAATAAAGTTTCAGCAAACATCGACTTCCTCTCAGCGATTGAAGAGAGTCAATACATGATTGCGCAAGCTAACTCAGAGTTAGATGCTAAAGGTAACTTTAAAGAAGACCTTATCTCAGCCCGTTATCACAACGAATTTACAATGACGCAACCTGACCGTGTTCAATACATGGACGTTGCGCCAGGCCAAATTGTTTCTGTTGCGGCTTCATTGATTCCATTCTTGGAACACGATGATGCGAACCGTGCATTGATGGGTGCGAACATGCAACGTCAAGCTGTGCCATGTCTACGTGCTGAAAAAGCAGTGGTAGGTACAGGGATTGAACGTACCGTGGCGATTGACTCTGGTACAACAGTACAAGCGCGTCGTGGCGGTATCGTTGATTACGTAGATTCAGGCCGTATCGTGATTCGTGTGCATGACGCTGAAGCGCTTGCAGGCGAAGTTGGTGTGGATATCTACAACCTAACGAAATACACGCGTTCTAACCAAAACACTAATATTAACCAACGTCCACTAGTGAACGTGGGTGACGTATTAGCACGTGGCGATGTCATTGCTGACGGTGCATCAACAGACATGGGCGAATTAGCGCTTGGTCAAAACATGCTAGTCGCATTTATGCCATGGAATGGTTATAACTACGAAGATTCAATTCTAATTTCAGAGCGTGTTGTATCTGACGATCGTTACACTTCAATTCATATTGAAGAATTGTCAGTCGTGGCACGTGATACGAAATTAGGCGCTGAAGAAATTACGCGTGATATCTCAAACTTGTCTGAGCGTATGCTTGGTCGTTTGGATGAATCAGGCATTATCTACATCGGTGCAGAGGTTGAGGCTGGCGACGTATTGGTTGGTAAAGTAACGCCTAAGGGTGAAACACAACTGACACCAGAAGAGAAATTACTACGTGCGATTTTCGGTGAAAAAGCTTCTGACGTTAAAGATACAAGCTTGCGCGTGCCATCAGGGATGTCAGGGACTGTGATTGACGTTCAAGTGTTCACTCGTGAAGGTATTGACCGTGATACCCGTGCTCAACAAATCATTGATGACCAATTAGGTCATTACAAACAAGATTTGGCTGACCAAATGCGTATTGTTGAAGATGACGCATTCGGTCGTATTCAACGCTTAATCGAAGGAAAATCAGCCACTGGCGGCCCTAACAAGCTGAAAAAAGGCGAAACAGTGACTGCAGAATATCTGCAAGCCATTGGTCGTTATGATTGGTTTGATATTCGTTTGGCTGATGAAGAAGCAGCACGTCAACTTGAACAATTGAAAGACAGCTTATCTCAAGCACGTGTTGAGTTCGATAGCCGTTTTGAAGAGAAAAAACGTAAATTGACGCAAGGCGATGATTTGCAAGCTGGCGTTCAAAAAATGGTGAAAGTCTATATCGCTGTTAAACGTCGTATTCAACCTGGCGATAAAATGGCGGGTCGTCACGGTAACAAGGGTGTTATCTCTAAGATTGCCCCTGTTGAAGACATGCCGCACATGGCCGATGGTACCCCTGTTGATATCGTGTTGAACCCACTAGGCGTTCCATCACGTATGAACATCGGTCAGATTCTAGAAACTCACTTAGGCTGGGCTGCTAAGGGTCTTGGTATGCGCATTGGCGAAATGCTTGCTACACAAGCAAAAGTCTCTGAAGTGCGTAAGTTCTTAGATCAAATCTATAACGACAGCAACGGTAAGGGCGAAGACATTAAGTCATTGTCTGATAAAGAGGTGCTGGACTTAGCGAAAAATCTAGAACATGGCGTACCTTTTGCAACGCCAGTATTTGACGGTGCAACCGAGTTAGATATTAAAGCGATGCTTGATTTGGCGTTCCCAGATGATGATCCACGTACAAAACAATTAAAGTTCTCTGCTGGTAAAACACAGGTTCAATTAATTGATGGCCGAACAGGTGATCCATTTGAGCGTCCAGTGACTGTGGGTTATATGCACGTATTGAAATTGCATCACTTGGTTGATGACAAGATGCATGCGCGTTCTACAGGTCCTTACAGTTTGGTTACGCAACAACCATTGGGCGGTAAAGCTCAATTCGGTGGTCAGCGCTTTGGTGAGATGGAAGTTTGGGCATTGGAGGCTTATGGTGCTTCATACACCTTACAAGAAATGCTCACAGTGAAATCTGATGACGTTTCTGGCCGTACCAAGGTTTATGAAAATATCGTGAAGGGCGAACATAAGATTGATGCTGGCATGCCAGAGTCATTCAACGTGTTGGTGAAAGAAATTCGCTCACTCGCTATTGATATCGACCTTGATCGCAACTAACAGTATAAGCATTCGCTCAAGCGAAACTAAGGAGATTAAATGAAAGCTCTATTAGACTTATTTAAGCAGGTCACTCAAGAAGAAGAATTTGACGCGATTAAGATCGCGCTTGCTTCTCCTGAGAAAATTCGCTCATGGTCCTATGGTGAAGTTAAAAAGCCAGAAACCATTAACTACCGTACATTCAAGCCTGAACGTGATGGCTTGTTCTGCGCAAAAATCTTTGGCCCTATCAAAGATTACGAGTGCTTGTGCGGTAAATACAAACGCTTAAAACATCGCGGTGTTATTTGTGAGAAATGTGGTGTTGAAGTCACATTGTCAAAAGTACGTCGTGAGCGCATGGCGCACATTGAGTTAGCTAGTCCAGTTGCACACATCTGGTTCTTGAAGAGTTTGCCAAGCCGTTTAGGTATGGTGCTTGATATCGCATTGCGCGACATCGAACGTGTGCTTTATTTTGAAGCATACATTGTTATTGAGCCGGGTATGACACCACTTACACGTGGTCAATTGCTCACGGAAGATGACTACCTCGCTAAAGTAGAAGAGTACGGTGATGAATTCAATGCAGTGATGGGTGCTGAAGCGGTGCGTGAATTACTTCGCACTATGGATGTACACAATGAAATCGAAACATTGCGTCAAGATTTGGGCGCAACTGGTTCTGAAGCAAAAATCAAGAAAATTGCAAAACGCTTGAAAGTACTCGAAGCATTCCAAAAATCTGGCATTAAGCCAGAGTGGATGATTCTTGAAGTATTGCCAGTATTGCCACCAGAGTTACGTCCATTAGTACCATTGGATGGTGGTCGTTTCGCAACTTCTGACTTGAACGATTTATATCGTCGCGTGATTAATCGTAACAATCGTCTAAAACGCTTGTTAGAGTTAAAAGCACCAGAAATTATTGTACGTAACGAAAAACGTATGTTACAAGAAGCGGTGGATTCACTATTAGACAATGGTCGTCGCGGTAAAGTGATGACTGGTGCTAACAAGCGTCCATTGAAATCACTTGCTGACATGATCAAGGGTAAAGGCGGTCGTTTCCGTCAAAACTTGCTTGGTAAACGTGTGGATTACTCTGGTCGTTCAGTGATTGTGGTTGGTCCACAATTGAAACTGCACCAATGCGGTCTACCTAAGAAAATGGCGCTTGAGTTATTCAAGCCATTCATTTTCCATAAGCTAGAAGTGTTGGGCTTAGCGACAACCATTAAAGCTGCGAAGAAAAAAGTTGAAGAGGAAGGTCCAGAAGTATGGGATATCCTAGAGGACGTCATTCGCGAGCATCCAGTACTACTAAACCGTGCGCCTACATTGCACCGCTTGGGTATTCAAGCATTTGAACCAGTATTGATTGAAGGTAAGGCAATTCAATTGCACCCATTGGTTTGTGCTGCGTTTAACGCCGACTTTGACGGTGACCAAATGGCGGTCCACGTTCCATTGAGCTTGGAAGCGCAAATGGAAGCACGCACATTGATGCTTGCTTCAAACAACGTGCTTTCTCCAGCAAACGGTGAACCAATTATTGTGCCATCACAAGATATCGTGTTGGGTCTTTACTACATGACGCGCGAAAAAGTTGCGGCACGTGGTGAAGGCATGCGCTTCGCTAACGTGGCTGAAGTTCAACGTGTTTATGACAGCGGTCAAATCGACTTGCACGCAAAAATCACGGTACGTATTAAAGAATACGATGTTGATTTAGATGGTACAAAACACGAGAAAATCAATCGTTACGAAACAACAGTGGGTCGTGCATTGTTATCAGAAATCATGCCAGCTGGCTTGCCATTTAGCTTGATTGATAAAGCGTTGAAGAAAAAAGAAATCTCACGTTTGATTAACTCTGGTTTCCGTAAAGTTGGTATTCGTGAAACAGTTATTTTGGCTGATAAGCTCATGGGCATGGGTTACACCTATGCGACACGTGCAGGTATTTCTATCAGCATTAACGACATGTTGGTTCCACCAGAAAAAGGTCAATTGATTGCTTCAGCAGAAGCTGAAGTGAAAGAAATTGAAGATCAATACGTTTCTGGTTTGGTGACACAAGGTGAGCGTTATAACAAGGTTGTGGATATCTGGGGTCGTGCTGGCGATAAAGTCGCTGACGCTATGATGAAGCAATTGAAAGAAGAAAATGTACTTGATGCTGACGGTAATGTAGCGAAAGACAAAGATGGTAAAGCTTTACGTCAAGAGTCTTTCAACGCGATTTATATGATGGCTGACTCTGGCGCCCGCGGTTCAGCAGCTCAGGTTAGACAGCTTGCTGGTATGCGTGGTTTGATGGCTAAACCAGATGGCTCAATTATTGAAACGCCAATTATTGCGAACTTCCGTGATGGTTTGAACGTGTTGCAATACTTTATTTCAACCCATGGTGCTCGTAAGGGTCTTGCCGATACTGCGTTGAAAACAGCGAACTCAGGTTACTTGACGCGTCGTTTGGTTGATGTGACACAAGACTTGGTGGTGACTGAACATGATTGTGGTACTAGCGATGGTTTGGTAACAAAAGCTTTGGTTAAAGGTGGTGAAGTGGTTGAGCCGTTGCATGACCGTATCTTGGGTCGTACAACCGCGCTTGATATTATTAACCCTGAAAATCAAGAAGTGGTTTATCCAGCTGGTACATTGCTAACAGAAGATGAAGTTGAACATATTGATGCTTTAGGCGTTGATGAAGTGAAAGTGCGTACAGCGCTCACATGTGAAACTCGCTACGGTATTTGTGCGAAATGTTACGGCCGTGACTTAGGTCGCGGTAAATTGATTAACATGGGTGAAGCTGTTGGTGTGATTGCTGCGCAATCTATCGGCGAGCCAGGTACTCAATTGACCATGCGTACATTCCACATCGGTGGTGCGGTATCCCGTGCTGCCTCTGTGAGCCAAGTTGAAAGTAAATCAAACGGCATTATCCGTTTCAGCTCAACTATGCGTTATGTAACGAATGCACGTAATGAGCAAGTCGTCATTTCACGTAATGGTGAAGCGATTATTCAAGATGATAACGGTCGTGAACGTGAGCGTCATAAAGTGCCTTACGGTGCAACGCTTGTAATTACTGATGGCAAGCCAATTAAAGCTGGCCAAGCGATTGCAACATGGGATCCGCATACTCGTCCAATCATCACAGAGTACGCAGGTCGCGTGAAGTTTGAAAACGTTGAAGAAGGTATCACTGTTGCTAAGCAAATCGATGAAGTGACAGGTTTGTCTTCATTGGTGGTGATTGATCCAAAACAACGTGCTGGCCAAACGAAAGGCTTACGTCCTCAAGTTAAATTGTTGGATGCCAATGGCAATGAAGTGAAGATTGCTGGCGGTGATGTTTCAGTGAACATTACATTCCAATTAGGCTGCATTATTACTGTGAAAGATGGCCAAGAAGTTGGCGTGGGTGAAGTATTAGCACGTATCCCACAAGAATCATCTAAGACTCGTGATATTACAGGGGGCTTGCCGCGTGTAGCTGAGTTGTTCGAAGCACGTTCACCAAAAGATGCAGGTTTGCTTGCAGAGGTGACGGGTACTGTTTCATTCGGTAAAGATACAAAGGGTAAACAACGTCTAGTCTTTACTGACTTGGACGGTGTGACGCATGAATACTTGATCCCTAAAGATAAGCACGTGACTGCACATGATGGTCAAGTGGTGACTAAGGGTGAAAGCATTGTTGACGGTCCAGCAGATCCTCAAGATATCTTGAGACTGCAAGGTCGTGAAGCGCTAGCGCGTTACATCATTGACGAAGTGCAAGACGTTTATCGTTTGCAAGGCGTTAAGATTAATGACAAGCACATCGAAGTCATCGTGCGTCAAATGTTACGTCGTGTTCGCATCTCAGATGCTGGCGACACAACATTCATCATGGGTGAGCAAGTTGAGCGCGCAGATGTATTGTCTGAAAACGAAAGAGTTGTAGCGTTAGATAAACGCCCAGCAGTATACGAATACGTATTGCTAGGTATTACAAAGGCTTCACTATCTACAGACTCATTTATTTCAGCGGCGTCATTCCAAGAAACAACGCGTGTTCTAACCGAAGCTGCAATCTTGGGCAAACGTGATGAATTGCGTGGTTTGAAAGAAAACGTCATTGTGGGTCGTTTGATTCCTGCTGGTACTGGTCTTGCCTATCACGAAACGCGTAAGCGTCAAGCGAGCGGTGTGGATGCAGCACCTGCGGTAATAGAAGAGGCGGAAATTACAGAAGCAACAGTGTCGGAAGTGCCTGAATCAGAAACAGGAAGTACCGAGATTGCTTGACAATGTATTGAACGCTAAATAGAATGCTAGGTTTTTCGGGATGGCGAATTTCGCCGTCCCGTAATTTTTACAGGATTAAAGGTTATGCCAACCATCAATCAATTAGTGCGCAAACCGCGCCAAAAAGTGGTCACCAAGAGCAAAGTGCCAGCCTTAGAAAGCTGTCCACAAAAGCGTGGTGTCTGTACACGTGTTTACACAACAACGCCTAAAAAGCCAAACTCAGCTTTGCGTAAAGTCGCAAAAGTACGTTTGACTAACGGCTACGAAGTTATTAGTTATATCGGCGGTGAAGGCCATAACTTGCAAGAGCATAGCGTGGTTCTACTGCGCGGTGGTCGTGTAAAGGACTTGCCTGGTGTGCGTTACCATATGGTGCGCGGTAGCTTGGATACTGCTGGTGTTAAAGACCGTAAACAATCACGTTCTAAATACGGTGCTAAGCGCCCTAAAGCGGCTTAATTATTGGCCTAGCCGCTTAAACTAAGGAATAGAGAAAAATGCCTAGACGTAGAGAAGTCCCCAAACGAAACATCTTGCCTGATCCAAAATTTGGTAGCCAAGAAGTTTCTAAATTCGTAAACGTATTGATGACTGGTGGTAAAAAATCAGTTGCTGAGCGTATTTTGTACGGTGCATTTGACCAAGTTACTCAAAAAAGTGGCAAGGATGCATTGGAAGTGTTTACGCTAGCAATTAACAATTTGCGCCCGATTGTTGAAGTTAAGAGCCGCCGTGTTGGTGGTGCTAACTATCAAGTGCCAGTTGAAGTTCGTCCAAATCGCCGTAGTGCTTTGGCAATGCGTTGGTTGCGTGATGCTGCGCGTAAGCGTGGTGAAAAATCAATGGGCTTGCGCTTGGCGGCTGAATTGGTTGAGGCTTCTGAAGGTCGCGGTTCTGCAATGAAGAAACGTGAAGAAGTTCACCGTATGGCAGAAGCTAACAAAGCATTCTCGCATTTCCGCTTCTAATCAACAGATATAAAGAAAAAAGGTAATCGCTGTGGCTCGTAAAACCCCTATTGAACGCTACCGTAACATTGGTATTAGTGCGCACATTGACGCTGGTAAAACAACGACAACTGAACGTATTCTTTTTTACACTGGTGTTAACCACAAAATCGGTGAAGTGCATGATGGCGCTGCTACGATGGACTGGATGGAGCAAGAGCAAGAACGTGGTATTACTATTACGTCTGCAGCGACTACCTGCTTCTGGTCTGGCATGGCTAAGCAGTTTGACCAGCACCGTATCAACATTATTGATACCCCAGGTCACGTTGACTTCACAATTGAGGTTGAACGTTCAATGCGTGTGCTTGACGGCGCATGTATGGTTTACTGTGCGGTAGGTGGTGTACAGCCACAATCTGAAACGGTTTGGCGTCAAGCTAACAAATACAAAGTGCCACGTTTGGCATTCGTAAATAAGATGGACCGCGCTGGTGCGGATTTCTTCAAAGTTTACGATCAAATGCGTCTTCGTCTAAAAGCAAATCCAGTCCCATTGCAAGTGCCAATCGGCGCTTCAGAAACCTTTGAGGGTGTGGTTGACTTAATCAAGATGAAAGCAATCTTCTGGGACGAAGCTTCGCAAGGTATGAAGTTTGATTACCGTGATATTCCTGACAATCTAAAGGCTGATTGCGCTAAATGGCGTGAGAACATGGTGGAAGCTGCTGCTGAAGCTAATGAACAGCTAATGAACAAGTACCTAGAAAATGGTGATTTGTCAGAAGAAGATATCTTGGCAGGCTTGCGTCTTCGTACGATTGCATTTGAAATTGTTCCAATGATGTGTGGTTCAGCATTTAAGAACAAGGGTGTTCAGGCAATGTTGGACAAGGTAATTGAACTTATGCCAGCACCAACTGACATTCCTCCAGTTAAAGCTGAAGATGAAAAAGGCAATGAAGTTCGCTTGCGTGCTGCTGATGATGAAAAATTCGCTGCTGATGATGAAAAATTCTCAGCGTTAGCGTTTAAGATTATGACTGACCCATTTGTTGGTCAATTGATTTTCTTCCGCGTTTACTCTGGTGTTGTTAATGCTGGTGATACAGTTTACAACCCAATCAAGGGAAAAAAAGAACGTATCGGACGTATCGTGCAAATGCATGCGAATACTCGCGAGCCGCTTGATGAAGTTCGTGCGGGCGATATTGCAGCAGCTGTTGGTCTTAAAGAAGCCACAACAGGTGATACATTGTGTAGCTTGAACCACGAAGTGATTCTTGAGCGTATGATTTTCCCTGAGCCAGTAATTCACGTTGCTGTAGAGCCAAAAACAAAGGCCGACCAAGAAAAAATGGGTGTTGCGCTTAACCGTTTGGCACAAGAAGATCCTTCGTTCCGTGTTAAAACAGATGAAGAAACTAACCAAACGATTATTTCTGGTATGGGTGAGTTGCACTTAGAAATTCTAGTTGATCGTATGAAACGTGAGTTTGGCGTTGAAGCTAACGTTGGCGCACCACAAGTTGCGTATCGTGAAGCGATCAAGAAGAAAGTTGAAGTTGAAGGTAAGTTCGTTAAGCAATCTGGTGGTAAGGGTCAATACGGTCACGTTTGGCTTATCATGGAGCCTAACGAGCAAGGTAAGGGCTTTGAATTCATTGATCAAATTAAGGGTGGTACAGTGCCACGTGAATTTATCCCTGCTGTTGAAAAAGGCTTGAGAGAAACTATCCCTAGCGGTATTTTGGCTGGTTTCCCTGTCGTTGACGTAAAAGTAACGTTGTTTGATGGTTCGTACCATGATGTTGACTCGAACGAAAACGCATTTAAGATGGCAGCATCAATCGGTTTCAAAGATGGTATGCGTAAAGCAGATCCTATCTTGCTTGAGCCTATGATGGCTGTTGAAGTGGAGACACCAGAAGACTACATGGGTGATGTGATGGGTGACTTGTCATCACGCCGGGGTATGATTCAAGGTATGGATGATAGCCCGACAGGTAAAATCATTCGTGCAGAAGTTCCGCTAGCTGAGATGTTCGGTTACTCAACGGTTGTACGTTCATTGTCTCAAGGTCGTGCAAGTTACAGCATGGAATTTAAGCATTACACTGAAGCACCAAGAAACGTTGCTGAAGCAATTATCAACAAAAAATAAGTATTAATTTAATTAAGATAGATTAAGGAAGAAAAAAATGGCAAAAGGCAAATTTGAACGTACCAAGCCACACGTTAACGTAGGCACAATTGGACACGTTGACCATGGTAAGACAACACTAACAGCAGCGATCACGACTGTATTGACAAAGAAATTTGGCGGCGAAGCAAAAGCTTACGACCAAATTGATGCTGCACCAGAAGAAAAGGCACGTGGTATTACTATTAATACTGCCCACGTTGAGTACGAGACAGAAACACGTCACTACGCACACGTTGACTGCCCAGGCCATGCTGACTATGTAAAAAACATGATTACTGGCGCTGCGCAAATGGACGGTGCTATTTTGGTATGTTCAGCAGCTGACGGTCCTATGCCACAAACACGTGAGCATATCCTTTTAGCTCGCCAAGTTGGTGTTCCATACATCGTTGTGTTCCTAAACAAAGCAGACATGGTTGATGATGCTGAGTTGTTAGAGCTAGTAGAAATGGAAGTTCGTGATTTGTTGTCTAAATATGACTTCCCAGGTGATGACACACCAATCATTCACGGTTCAGCAAAATTGGCACTAGAAGGTGACCAATCAGAAATCGGCGAACCAGCAATTTTCAAATTGGCTGCAGCTTTAGATAGCTACATCCCATTGCCAGAACGTGCAATCGACGGTGCATTCTTGATGCCAGTTGAAGACGTATTCTCAATCTCAGGTCGCGGTACAGTAGTAACAGGCCGTATTGAGCGCGGTATTGTTAAAGTTGGTGATGAAATTGAAATCGTTGGTATTAAGCCAACATTGAAAACAACATGTACAGGCGTTGAAATGTTCCGCAAATTGCTAGACCAAGGTCAAGCAGGCGACAACGTTGGCGTATTGCTACGTGGTACAAAACGTGAAGAAGTTGAACGTGGTCAAGTGCTTTCAAAAGCAGGTTCTATCAAGCCACATACAAAATTCACAGCAGAGATTTACGTGTTGGGTAAAGATGAAGGTGGTCGTCATACACCATTCTTCAATGGTTACCGTCCACAATTCTATTTCCGTACAACAGACGTGACTGGTGCAGTTGAATTGCCAGAAGGTACAGAAATGGTGATGCCAGGTGATAACGTATCAATCACAGTGACATTGATTGCTCCGATTGCGATGGAAGATGGTTTACGCTTCGCGATTCGTGAAGGCGGTCGTACTGTTGGTGCGGGTGTTGTTGCTAAGATTATTGAATAATCAATAAGTAATTTTGTAGTTAAATCA from Candidatus Methylopumilus turicensis encodes the following:
- the fusA gene encoding elongation factor G — encoded protein: MARKTPIERYRNIGISAHIDAGKTTTTERILFYTGVNHKIGEVHDGAATMDWMEQEQERGITITSAATTCFWSGMAKQFDQHRINIIDTPGHVDFTIEVERSMRVLDGACMVYCAVGGVQPQSETVWRQANKYKVPRLAFVNKMDRAGADFFKVYDQMRLRLKANPVPLQVPIGASETFEGVVDLIKMKAIFWDEASQGMKFDYRDIPDNLKADCAKWRENMVEAAAEANEQLMNKYLENGDLSEEDILAGLRLRTIAFEIVPMMCGSAFKNKGVQAMLDKVIELMPAPTDIPPVKAEDEKGNEVRLRAADDEKFAADDEKFSALAFKIMTDPFVGQLIFFRVYSGVVNAGDTVYNPIKGKKERIGRIVQMHANTREPLDEVRAGDIAAAVGLKEATTGDTLCSLNHEVILERMIFPEPVIHVAVEPKTKADQEKMGVALNRLAQEDPSFRVKTDEETNQTIISGMGELHLEILVDRMKREFGVEANVGAPQVAYREAIKKKVEVEGKFVKQSGGKGQYGHVWLIMEPNEQGKGFEFIDQIKGGTVPREFIPAVEKGLRETIPSGILAGFPVVDVKVTLFDGSYHDVDSNENAFKMAASIGFKDGMRKADPILLEPMMAVEVETPEDYMGDVMGDLSSRRGMIQGMDDSPTGKIIRAEVPLAEMFGYSTVVRSLSQGRASYSMEFKHYTEAPRNVAEAIINKK
- the tuf gene encoding elongation factor Tu — protein: MAKGKFERTKPHVNVGTIGHVDHGKTTLTAAITTVLTKKFGGEAKAYDQIDAAPEEKARGITINTAHVEYETETRHYAHVDCPGHADYVKNMITGAAQMDGAILVCSAADGPMPQTREHILLARQVGVPYIVVFLNKADMVDDAELLELVEMEVRDLLSKYDFPGDDTPIIHGSAKLALEGDQSEIGEPAIFKLAAALDSYIPLPERAIDGAFLMPVEDVFSISGRGTVVTGRIERGIVKVGDEIEIVGIKPTLKTTCTGVEMFRKLLDQGQAGDNVGVLLRGTKREEVERGQVLSKAGSIKPHTKFTAEIYVLGKDEGGRHTPFFNGYRPQFYFRTTDVTGAVELPEGTEMVMPGDNVSITVTLIAPIAMEDGLRFAIREGGRTVGAGVVAKIIE